CGTGGAAACGTCTCGTATTCCAGCTAAGTGTGGCAGTTGTTGCCGTACTTTCAGCCGCCCAGTTGGCGTCTAGCTACAGCATTTCAAAGAAGCTCAGTTCGAAGTTCTCTGCTTCACCATTAAATCACGAAAGTCTAGTTAAGTCAGGTGAAATTTCCAGTAGCAACATAGGCGAGACCGGAGGCTCGAGCGGATATGGAGCTTTCAATTCGCCGGTAACACTTCCGTTTCCGCAATGGTTGACTGACTTCACGGGTCTCAAAGAATGGCCAGGTCTAGACCCACCATATATACCATTGGATTTTGTCGACTTCTCCAAAGTACCCAACCACATTAGACAGCATGCTCAGGGTCAATGCGAGGATCCAGTGCTTCGAGATTTGTCCAGTTGTTCGTTTGATTGTTTCAATTGCGTCGCTTCCGATGACGCATATACTTGTCCCAAATTGTCTCAGACTTTTGACGACGGCCCAACACCTGCCACTTTAAAACTTATTGACAACCTCAGACAACCCTCTACTTTTTTCACCTTGGGCGTTCAAATCATTCGCTTTCCAGAAGTCTATCGCCAGTCTGTAGCTAAGGGACACATTATGGGCTCGCACACATGGTCACATAAGTTCCTACCTTCTCTAACTAACGAACAAATAGTCGCTCAGTTGGAATGGTCAATTTGGGCTATGAACGCTACCTCGGGCCATCTTCCCAAGTGGTTCCGTCCGCCTTACGGAGGTATCGACAATCGTGTCAGACAGATAGTGCGCCAGTTTGGAATGCAGAGTGTGTTATGGGACTTTGATACCTTCGACTGGAAAATGCTAGATTCGTCACAAAGCCGCAAGGAACAAGATATTTACACGGATCTAAAGAAGTTCCAGTTCACCAACGGTGGCAAGGGACTTATGCTAGAGCATGACGCTATCATGAGAACTGTCAATGTCGGAATTGAGATCAACCAACGTCTATTGGGGGATCAATTGACTGTTCCTCAATGTGTGGGGGGCATTGATTATATCAAAAGATTTGCATAGACGAGATAAACATAGATAAATGAAGTAATGCTAATAAATGTATAGAATAGAGAATATGTACATTAATAAATGAAATAATTAGTTTATTATTGTATTTTTAATGAAATTTACCAAGATTCTCTAAAAGTTTGGAATTCAGTATGGAAAATAGTTTTTGTGCAACTATACACGAGTTCACAAGTCCACCCCCTTTTCtagaaacaacttctggTATTCTCCAAATGCAATATTCGTGTTATTGGTGCAAACACCTCTCGTGATTCTGTTGTGAAACTAAGAAAATTTACACTAAGcatttcgcagccatttgCTCGCCATTATTGCCTCGCTGAAATGCACACAAAAACACACAAGATGCCGAACAAAAACAACCACCAAATGCAAACGGCCCATATCTGTCTTTTTCACATGCTTTCCATGCCACCATATCACCAGTGAATAAACACTAAACAAGTTAAAGATCTAATGCAGATACTGCTGGAACAGTATGCAGAACGATGAGATGCCATCGCGTCCTTGGAGATGCAATGAGTCGCAGTCATTAGCATGTGAGATACTACaaaatgggtgcaaattctTATATAGGATGATATATTATGACATAATCACTATTAAAACAGGAAACAGTATATAGAACTAGAGAATAAATAGAGAATAGACGTCTACAAGTGTAGCCCAATAACCGTAGAGGGCTGCCTTCTTGTAGACTATCGGAGAAAATACCTACAAGGTCTAGGCGGAGGCAGAGACAACTGGAGCCGAGCCGTTCAACAAGGTAGTCTTTTCGCTGATGGTTTGCAAGGCTGGGTTGATAGTGGACTTAGCCtcagaaatcaaagaatcGGCCTTGCTTCtggtagaagaagtcactTCGGCGACGTAGCCCTGGGTCTGGATCTTCAAAGGCTGGATATAGTCGTCGTTCAAGGTTTTAATGGTTTTAGTAGCGGTGTTGTACGAGGCTTCCAAGTTCTTAGCGATCAAGGAGCCTTCCTTGGTAGTGCTCAATTCGGCATTGTAGGTAGAAATCAACGACGTCGAGATCTCGgacgacttggaagaaaccTTGGTCTTCAACGAGGTGAAAATACTGTTGATGACAGCCGCGAACGTCTCCACGGAACCCGAACTGGCCTTAGCAGAATAGGCCGTTTCAGGAAAATACTTGTTGTGAGCAGCAATCAAGTAGTCGTTTGTAGGCTTGACGTACGTGCTGTCAACGTAGGATACGGTCTTAAGGGGGAGGCCAATAATGTAGCCGTCGAAGTAGGTAGACAACAAACTGTCGGCTTTGGCGTCAACGGCCGAGAGGTAAGGAGACACGGGAGCCTGCGAGAGGACCTTCGTGTTGACCACGTCAATGGCTGGAACCACGTAGGCCTTGTAAGCGTATGATACAATCGAGATGGTAGCCAAGTACGAGAGAATCTGAGCCACAGGAGTGTATGAGGAGATGTGAGCAGCTAGCTTGGAGTGGAACAACTTTGGAGCGTCGGAGGACATTTTGATATTGATGGATATTCTGTTGGGGATACGGAGCTTGTAACGAGCTTGACGTATAGATCTATTTAAACGCCACAGGTTGAACAAATGAGTAGGAGTGGAATCTCTGGAATAGTCAGATTTACAATGTGTAAATGTGAGTATATTTCTGCGACGCGAATGCGATGAGATAAGGCAGGGTGATAAGATCACGGGAAAGACAACAGCTATGGAACGCTTGTAAAAGGGCAATTGTttttgctgaagaaactgctacgagaagaaaagagaagttgtttATAAACAGATCGGAAAGCAGGAATTGCCTCAGTTATAAATCACCACCACATATGTTATTTTGCAGGGGTGGTGCTATCGTAGTTTTGAGTTTTCAGTCGTGGGCCGCCGAATGCATGTGAAAACGGGATGATGCGAGAGAAACAGTGCGTGCACGTAAACGTGAGCACGCCAGATATCATGAGAGCAGGCTGGACACAGAGAAGGGTACCGTGGGATGATGGCACAATTGCCAGACAGCGGCGGTGCTGTTGGAGCATATGAGGATTGTGTGATATTTTGGGAAGCAAGCGTTTTCCAGTTTTTCTTCTGAGTTTTCCTCTTTTGACTTGTTGCTGTGTGAACCTTGGTGGATTCGCTAACAGTGTCCTCTGGCGGGCCGTATTTTCTCGCGCGGTCGGTAATTGTTTCACTACCAGAGCCCAGCGAGACAGAACTTTACCAGAAGCAGACACTAACCAACAGCATTAAGATTGGGATCAGCTACACACGGTCGGCACGACTAGCACGCCAATCTCGAGCAACTCGGCTATACTGGCCAGTCGGGCACGCGATTCCTGAATCGGGCGCCAGTGCCAATAATAGCAATCATGTTCACGAAACCACCCGATCCTTCTGCGAGgatttttttgcacccattaGCGCACTACCGAGGAATAAAGCACATGCCATAGATTGCAGCCGTATTCAACCGAGAGCCAGTTCCAAGAGGGAAAGTCCGCAGATCTGGATCTCGCTATAAGGGAAGATAATGAATCTCGGACAATACAGAAAACAATCATCTCGCGTAAGCCAATGAAGACGGTTCACAGACGTTTGAAAAAACCCATTTCCAGCCTCGGTATAAATTTCTCTCCACACATTTCTCGCTACACATCTGGCGCTGTTTTCTCACTGCACATTTCTCGCTACAAATTCACTACCGCTTCTGCATTTCACCACATTTGTAGCCattctcgctattttccCTATTTTCGCTACTCTTCCTAGCCTGATAAGTTCACTAATACATTCTACACATTCGCCTAAAACTGCACgctttcttgaaattcCTACTCTTCCAGCAGAGTAATATTCAGTCTGCCCGGACAGACCAAAACACCACATCTCTGTTCTCAAAAGTTTATTCACGAGTCTACACGGGTCTAGACACCGTTGCGACAGCCCCCGGTCTCTATGTGTGTTCCAATTAGGTTGACGAACAATATTTCCCAGATGACTCAAGAACGAGCTTCAATTCTCCGAGAAACTGGCAAACACCGAGAAAATATGCAATTGGCCAGATGGAAAGTTTGCTAATCCCAAAACCTCAGGAGGGCAGACCGTTTCTTTCTCACTGGAAGATTcctctctttctcttcagcCCGACAGCCCTAATTGTAACAATTCCAAACCAACACCCAAAAGCCCCTTGCTGATTCACACACTTTTACACCATCCTACATCCCTAATGACATCATATTCTGCTTCGTATTGCGCTAATTCATCTCAACCACCACCCGTGCTATCCATGGGCTTCTTGCTCTTACTCTCGTCTCGTCACGTGAATATATCGAATTATAGCCATCTCTCTATCACCTACAATTTGCTCATGCTTCTTACCTACGCCTCAAAATCACAGCTTCTGTTGATTCCGCTGAAAACTCTTTCTATCCGTAAACGCTCCTCGATTCGTGCCAAATATGCACGCTTTGATTGTACCACCCGTTTTTTAGATTGTTCTAGTTGGAAGATCTTATTGTTTCTTTATCTGTATGTAGTACTTAGTCAAGAGACGACGATTAACTGGCTATCTTTCCTTCCTATTCTTTCGTTTATTCTTATCTTGTTTTCTTACTTCTGTAGACACTAATGtggttcttctttcgaACAGAATCTACTCGAATCGAAAactgaaatttcaattgagaCTGCGAAATTATTTAAAAAGCTCTCAAAATCAAGCTGATTTAATTGCCACTTTGACCTTTATCAATTCTACATTACAAGAGCTGAATAGAATATGATTATATGGCAAAATTGTGAAGGATACTGATATCATATCGAAATCAACACATGTAAGTTTCGTTAATCTACACTATTCTTCCTCTATCTATCAATTCTACTCTGTGTGCTTCTCAATTCTAGTAGATCTTCATATTAATAAAGAACAAACCTATAAAAGCAataaagaaacagaacttTACGTCCCGCGGTCTAGAGGTGGGTGGTTTATTACTGTTGGTTGCATTCTGGAGGGTTTTCCTTTGGTTTGCCCTCGTCCTCGCTGTCGTcctcgtcatcttcgtcttcttcactgtccaactcttctccttcttgtcCGTCAAAGTCTTCTGGAAAGTTGTACTCAACAGCATCTCCAGTGAACCAGTCAATGGCTCTGGGGATTAAACGGTCCTTAATTTCTTCACCCAACTGGTAGTCCAATTCCAAACGGGCATCCAAGTCCTCGTCttcctcgtcttcttcgtcttcatcgtccttctcttcttcatcatcttcttcatcccTCTTAGGAGGCTTAGGTGgatcaaagaagttgaagaaggattCTGTAGGAGTCAACTTCTCGATGGTTCTGGTCTGCTTGGtgttcttgtttctctgctttcttctttcgatATTGATAGTAACATTGTTCTCCTTCAGCTTCCAGTTAATTTCACAGCCATCTGCATGATCGTAGACAAAGTCTCCAGAGTAACCGAGTTCGGCCTGGTAATGGTAAGTTTTCGTCAAGATCTGGTTAGAGAAGAATTCATTCTCTTCGAACTCAAAGATCAATTCGAAGCCTGGGGTTTCCAAGTACTCCATTCTGATGTCTATCAAGTGTTCCAACACTTCCGAATCTCTGTCTGTGATGGTCTCAGATACAGTTGATAAGTTCTCCAACGATGTCAACCAGAAGCCGGGaataccagcagcagcttcttcgtcatcttcttcttcttcatcgtcttcttctgcctTGGAatccttcaattcctggatctttgcttcttcggtatcttcgtcgtcattTTCCTCCAATgcttcaccttcttcaatctcCTCAGTAGTGGGCTCTTCAGCGCCATTGATGatcttttttcttcttgcaTACAAAGGCTCATACTTCTTAAAgtatttcttctccaaactCAAGAGCTCCTTCTGGAATTCAGCCTCTAACTtcatctgctgttgttggatcGCCTTCAAACCCCAGACTCTCTTTTTGACAGACTTTGGCAAAGAGTCAATATATCCGCTCTGTGCTCCGACAAGATCCCCCAATTTGCCTTGGATCATCAGCAAAAGTGCCGGATTGTTAGCGAGTTGCTGACCAACATTTTCCTCGttggtttcttcaatcGTGGAAACGGTAGGAGGCTGCGATCTCAAATAGGAATTAGTAACCGAAGCAGGGGTGTTTTGCGGTGTTGGCGCCTTGGAAATGTCACCGTTCTTGCTCTTAATAGGACCAGACATCTTGGTGGTAGCTGGATGCAATATAAAAAGAACAATCGAGTAGCCAATAAAGAAGTTGTGAGGCAcctgttctttctttctatgGAAAACAGCATATCTTTTATTGGTAAAATTCTGGAAGATGCGTCGTGTGTACACCGGAACGGACACGCGTTTCTTTTTCGCTGTTGGGTGCGAAATTTGGACCTGataaagagaattgaaagtaAGGGAAGCAAGATTCCTCTCTCTGGTTAGTAAGTTTGgacagatgaagaaggaaaattTGACTAATTCAGTATGAACTTGTATTTATGAATATATCTAGGATCCTCTGTGTTGCAAAAAATCAAATTATTGTAAAATTAAAGCAAAGAGATATTTGCGCAGATTGTCAAAAACCGCTTTTCATAGATACACTAGATCAATAAAGAAATGTACTTAGCCTATCTATAGCattgcaaaagaagagCGACAAGGTAAACTGACCACGAATAGAAATATGAAACTTGTTAATTATACATTTTTTTGGAAAATCACATAGTAATTTAGAAATGCAATTAATTGTAATTTGCATGTTCTAGTTGCAAAAGATTATTCTTTTACTTATTGCATCCgaaacatcttcaaattcgGCTACAACCTTCATTCatctactacaactacaCATTATTCAGTCATTTCACGTTAATTAGCTACTTACTTCTGAGAAGTTAATGGAGCTGGCAACTCAATACTGGACTCAATAGCAATGTCTTCATACTTGCCATCCAAGTACTTTTCGATGTCgctctttctcttttccCATTTATCTACTTGTGCTAActtgtcttcaatttcattgatCTCGTTATCGattgacttcaagttttcttcAGACGTCAAGTCGTGGAATTTCCAGCTGCTGTCTTCCTCAATCTCCAAGATAAAATCATGatacttcatcaacaaggGGCGGTGACTCAAGGTGATGAAGGtgatctttttcttctgcaacaaTTCGAAGAGGTAATCTTCCACATCGGTTGAGACAGCATTAGTGCTTTCGTCCAAGATAACCAACTTGGggttcttgaacaaaacTCTGGCAATACTCATTCTCTGCTTTTCTCCACCGCTGAACACGTCCTTCCAGTCTTTGACGACGTTGAAGTTGCCCtctctcttcaacaaatactCCAACTTGACCTCACGCAAAATATGGTACAAGAAGTCGTCATTGTAGCCCATTTCCAAGATATCGTTATAGGTGTATGGGTAGATGATTTGGTCACGTAAGTTTCCAGTGGTGAAGTATGTCTTCTGTGGCaaatagaaaatatcgtCATCGTTGGGTTTGGACAATAATCCACGGTACAATGGCCATAAGCCAGCGATGATTCTAGCAATAGATGTCTTTCCACAACCGTTGGATcccaaaatcaacaaattcttgtTGTGCAGCACCTGGAAGTTCAAATTTTCCACCAATGGCTCATTTTCCGAGCCTAAAGAAGAGGGAATGATCACCGAAATCTTCTCGAATCTGATCCCATCGTTGTAGTTGTTCTGGATGGTTCCATGGATGTCTGAAAAGCCAAGGGCAGAGCCAAAGTTGTATCTGGGAGAATGCACCTTGTGCAAATTGGTCAATAAATTGAACACTCTGTCGGTATATCCAGTCAACTGGTTGACATCCTTAATAGAGTACATCAATCTAGAGCCAGCATCTGCCAAAGACAACATCAATCTCTTGTTGATAATGAATTGTCTCATGTTTTGTCTTTCATTCGCGGCAACAGCTTTCTTATCAGCTTTGGTGTCCGGCTTATCTTGAGCCGGCCAGATCTCGTCAAGGAATACTGGCAACCCTGCAAAAATATAACCCCAAGCAGACCAAGTGTATTTCAAGACATAATCTTCTAAAATAGAGTACGGAAACGAGATGTTGATTTCCTTATTGACATGGCTCATtaaattttgaaaactcTCCTGAAGCTTGGCTTTCTCGATTATGGAGCCCTTATAGAAACCAATCTCTTCACAGTTGgtcatcaagttcaactgGT
This Scheffersomyces stipitis CBS 6054 chromosome 3, complete sequence DNA region includes the following protein-coding sequences:
- the CDA2 gene encoding Chitin deacetylase 2 precursor (chitin deacetylase Required for proper formation of the ascospore wall~go_function hydrolase activity, acting on carbon-nitrogen (but not peptide) bonds~go_process carbohydrate metabolism); the encoded protein is LPFPQWLTDFTGLKEWPGLDPPYIPLDFVDFSKVPNHIRQHAQGQCEDPVLRDLSSCSFDCFNCVASDDAYTCPKLSQTFDDGPTPATLKLIDNLRQPSTFFTLGVQIIRFPEVYRQSVAKGHIMGSHTWSHKFLPSLTNEQIVAQLEWSIWAMNATSGHLPKWFRPPYGGIDNRVRQIVRQFGMQSVLWDFDTFDWKMLDSSQSRKEQDIYTDLKKFQFTNGGKGLMLEHDAIMRTVNVGIEINQRLLGDQLTVPQCVGGIDYIKRFA
- a CDS encoding predicted protein (go_component nucleus~go_function DNA binding~go_process nucleosome assembly); translated protein: MSGPIKSKNGDISKAPTPQNTPASVTNSYLRSQPPTVSTIEETNEENVGQQLANNPALLSMIQGKLGDLVGAQSGYIDSLPKSVKKRVWGLKAIQQQQMKLEAEFQKELLSLEKKYFKKYEPLYARRKKIINGAEEPTTEEIEEGEALEENDDEDTEEAKIQELKDSKAEEDDEEEEDDEEAAAGIPGFWLTSLENLSTVSETITDRDSEVLEHLIDIRMEYLETPGFELIFEFEENEFFSNQILTKTYHYQAELGYSGDFVYDHADGCEINWKSKENNVTINIERRKQRNKNTKQTRTIEKLTPTESFFNFFDPPKPPKRDEEDDEEEKDDEDEEDEEDEDLDARLELDYQLGEEIKDRLIPRAIDWFTGDAVEYNFPEDFDGQEGEELDSEEDEDDEDDSEDEGKPKENPPECNQQ
- a CDS encoding predicted protein (go_component membrane~go_function ATP binding~go_process transport): MINISRLAHYQRQDLKNLMLLLQEFVITYKDNKVKINYQSRPVILFLSTLVATAGFGAYFTVRNILTKYNEYVLNKRLARPALIRQSSTILKNGSREIFIPKGKNKVSRIIIPKPNLDQYAADKYLYKNFIINQEIQSQQRGTIFSSKFLSQLAIIWRILIPKFYCKNTSLLLSQCFFLLMRTWLSLLVAKLDGQIVKNLIAANGRKFSRDLIYWLLIAFPASYTNAAIKYLDSRLSLGFRTNLTRYIHDMYLDKVMAYYKISLNTNDIQNIDQYITNDVAKFCDTLSGLFSSMGKPFIDLIFFSVYLRDNLGTGAIIGIFANYFLTAALLRRATPAFGKLSSRRTHLEGAYFNDQLNLMTNCEEIGFYKGSIIEKAKLQESFQNLMSHVNKEINISFPYSILEDYVLKYTWSAWGYIFAGLPVFLDEIWPAQDKPDTKADKKAVAANERQNMRQFIINKRLMLSLADAGSRLMYSIKDVNQLTGYTDRVFNLLTNLHKVHSPRYNFGSALGFSDIHGTIQNNYNDGIRFEKISVIIPSSLGSENEPLVENLNFQVSHNKNLLILGSNGCGKTSIARIIAGLWPLYRGLLSKPNDDDIFYLPQKTYFTTGNLRDQIIYPYTYNDILEMGYNDDFLYHILREVKLEYLLKREGNFNVVKDWKDVFSGGEKQRMSIARVLFKNPKLVILDESTNAVSTDVEDYLFELLQKKKITFITLSHRPLLMKYHDFILEIEEDSSWKFHDLTSEENLKSIDNEINEIEDKLAQVDKWEKRKSDIEKYLDGKYEDIAIESSIELPAPLTSQNCSR
- a CDS encoding predicted protein; amino-acid sequence: MSSDAPKLFHSKLAAHISSYTPVAQILSYLATISIVSYAYKAYVVPAIDVVNTKVLSQAPVSPYLSAVDAKADSLLSTYFDGYIIGLPLKTVSYVDSTYVKPTNDYLIAAHNKYFPETAYSAKASSGSVETFAAVINSIFTSLKTKVSSKSSEISTSLISTYNAELSTTKEGSLIAKNLEASYNTATKTIKTLNDDYIQPLKIQTQGYVAEVTSSTRSKADSLISEAKSTINPALQTISEKTTLLNGSAPVVSASA